Proteins found in one Triticum aestivum cultivar Chinese Spring chromosome 4D, IWGSC CS RefSeq v2.1, whole genome shotgun sequence genomic segment:
- the LOC123099391 gene encoding pollen allergen KBG 41-like, producing the protein MAVQQCTVALLVAVALVAGPAISYAAEASYAPAGPQPKATTEEQKLIEKANNAFKAAVAAAAAAPPMDKGKIFAKTFTQIFGSWSLEGVTDTSSTKAIFNSRVGFTLAGASQKAQGATPEAKYESFVAMFGNSLRIITGILEVQAGEEVKGPIPASELKAIDQIDVAFSTAATAAEAAPKKDMSTVFDSAFSKAIKETTGGAYEGCKFVPAVESAVKKSYATFLPRNPHDKRVLIESFLSDTIVSMAAVVAPAPATPTATAAAGGYKV; encoded by the coding sequence ATGGCGGTGCAGCAGTGTACGGTGGCGCTCTTGGTGGCCGTCGCCCTCGTGGCGGGGCCAGCCATCTCGTACGCCGCCGAAGCTAGCTACGCCCCAGCCGGGCCACAGCCCAAGGCCACGACCGAGGAGCAGAAGCTAATTGAGAAGGCCAACAACGCCTTCAAGGCGGCCGTGGCGGCCGCAGCCGCAGCCCCTCCAATGGACAAGGGCAAGATATTCGCGAAGACCTTCACGCAGATCTTCGGCAGCTGGTCTCTTGAGGGGGTCACCGACACGTCCAGCACCAAAGCCATTTTCAACTCCAGGGTCGGCTTCACTCTGGCGGGGGCCTCACAGAAAGCCCAGGGTGCTACCCCAGAGGCCAAGTACGAATCCTTCGTGGCCATGTTCGGCAACTCGCTTCGCATCATCACCGGCATCCTCGAGGTCCAAGCCGGCGAGGAAGTCAAGGGGCCGATCCCTGCTAGCGAGCTCAAGGCCATCGACCAGATCGACGTCGCCTTCAGCACTGCAGCCACCGCCGCCGAAGCTGCCCCCAAAAAGGACATGTCCACCGTCTTCGACTCCGCCTTCAGCAAGGCCATCAAGGAGACCACGGGCGGTGCATACGAGGGCTGCAAGTTTGTCCCCGCCGTCGAGTCCGCCGTCAAGAAAAGCTACGCCACGTTTCTTCCCAGGAATCCCCACGACAAGCGCGTGCTCATTGAGTCCTTCCTGAGCGACACCATCGTCTCCATGGCCGCCGTCGTCGCCCCCGCCCCTGCCACTcccaccgccaccgccgctgccggtgGCTACAAAGTCTGA